Within the Novosphingobium sp. SL115 genome, the region CAGTACGGTAATGCCGGTGGCGGGTTTCAGGCCTTCGTCATAGCGAATGATGTGCCCGCCGGTGATATGGCCCAGTTCGTGCGCGATCACGCCCTGCAACTCGTTCACATTGTCCGCCGCGCCGATCAGCCCGGAATGGATGAAGATCATCTGCCCGCCCGCGACGAAGGCGTTGATCGACCCGTCGTTCAGCAGGACCAGATCTACCGCTTTGGGGTTGAACCCGGCGGCGACGAAAATGGGAGCGGCGGCATCACGGAACAGCGCTTCGGTTTCCGCATCGCGCAGCACCGATTGCGCGGCGGCAGGTTGCAGGCACAGCGCAAGCGCGGCCAGCATGGCGGTGAAACGGGCCATCATGCGGGGAAGGGAGTGGGCGCGCACTGTCACGGTGCCAGAACTATCGACCTGCCGCCTGAACCGCAACTGAAGCAGGCGCGGGAGCGGTGACACGGCTCAGGAAGGGTAACACCGCATCGATGGCGCGCGCATCGCGGCGGAAAGGCTGCGCGAACATGGTGATGATGCCTTCGTGTGTGACGCCGGGCAGGATCACAGGTTCATTGGCCACGCCCCGGTCGCGCAGAAGACGGGCCAGTGTTTTGGAATTGCGCGGTTTTACGCGCGTGTCGGCATCGCCGGTGACCAGCAGCATCGGTGGCGCATCGGCGCGGATGTGGTTGACCGGCTGTGTGGCTGCAAGATCAGCTGCTTGTCCGAAGGTGTTGATGGTGGCGTCGGTATCGAGCGGCAGGAAATCGAACGGTCCTGCCAGCGCCACCGTGCCGCGAATCATCGCAGGGTTCAGTCCTTGCGCCCGCAACCATTGCGGATCAAGTGTGAGCATGACCGCGTTGTAGGCTCCGGCGGAATGGCCCATCAGCGCCAGCCGCGCAGGATCGGCTCCGTGCTTTCCGGCATTGTCATGTACCCAGCGCAGCGCAGCCGCGCCGTCTTCCAGCATCGCGGGATAGCGCGCCTGCGGGTACAGCCGGTATCCCGCCAGCACTACGGCATAGCCATGCGAGGCGAATGTGCGGGCGATAAAGCGGTAGTCGTGCGGATCGCCACTAGCCCAGCTTCCGCCGTGGATGAACACCAGCACAGGCAGCGTGCCCTTGGCGCTTTGGGGCACGAACATTTCCAGCTTCTGTGCGGGGCCTTTGCCATAGCGGACATCGGCAACCTGCCGGATTGCGCCATCGCCGCCGTTCAGCAACTTGTCCGTGCCATTCAATACAGCAACTGCGTTGGTTTGCAGGGCATGACGCAGGGCAAGATAGCCTAAAGCGCCCAGCAGCACGAGGCAGGCCAGTGTCCAGCCAATCCACCCCATCCGCCATTTGTCCTTTGCCGCCCGTGCCATAAGGCATGGGCTAGCAGGGCAGATGCGGCGGGGGAAGCGTCCCTTAACCGATCAGGTGGCGTGCTGCGCGTTCGAACAAAGCTACGTCTTCGGCCACTTCACCCACCAGCGCCACTTCGCCATCTGGCAGGCGGCGGACCATGACGAGGGCGAATTCCGCGCCATCGGCAGGAGCAATGTCTGACAGTTTGCGCGGGGGCATGGCGCGCAGGGTTTCAGCCAGCGCTTCCGGCCCCAGTCGCGCCAAAGCTTTGCCTGCTTCTTCGCGGCGCATCGTGCGTTCGGTGTTGACCACACCTTTAAGTCCGCCAGGCGCTTCGGACAGATAGCGCCCCAGTTCGCCGCGCCCCAGCCCGATGCGCTGGGCATGGGTCAGTGCGGCGGCGTATTCGGTCAACCGGGTCTTGTCGTAATCCGCGCCGAACACCAGCTTGACCACCGGAGTCATCGGGGCGCGTTCCTGCATGGTCAGGCCCGCGTCTTCCAGTAGTTCGGCAAAATCTTCAGGCGCTGCCTGCGCGGCAAGGGCAAAGTCCCATGCGCGGCCAATGGCGGCATAAAGCGCGCTGCGGGTGCGGTCTTCGCTGGAATTTGCGACCAGTGCCAGATCGCGGGCTGAAGCAAGCCAGTCGCCCAGATACTCAGGTTCCGCATCCTGCGTGCCTGCGGGCAGCGGAGCAAGGTCAGCCTCTATTCCAAACGCGGGTTCGGGAAAGGTATCGAGGTCGAGCGCCACCGGGCCATCGGCCCAGCAATCACTGGGTTCGATCAGGGGACGGCGGGGCTGCTTTTTTACAGGGGCGGCTTCCAGCGCCTGCCCGATTTCCAGCATCAGCTCATCGGTGGTCTGCTGGTCGGCCAGTTCCTTCCAGTTGATCGCCCCCATGATGTAGTCGATTTCCAGACCGTTCGACGAGAACGGCAGCAGGATACCGCGATAGAGGATGGTGTGGCCATGCTGGTTGACGAATTCGGCTTCGAATCCAATCGGAGCCTGATTGGCCAGAATCTGCATGTAATGGTCGGTAATGCGCGACAGCAGCGACCGGCCCGGAACCTGGCTCAACCGCTTGATCGACTGTTCGGTGCCACATTCGGTGGCCAGCTTTGCCCCGACGAAAGTGATTGCCGGATCGTCCAGCCCTTCGTCAAAGTGCAGCAGCACGGCGTTGTCGGAAAAATCGGGATAGGCGCCATCCAGCAGCCCCTGCACCGGCGGCAGCGTATTGTTGCCCAGCAGGCCCGCCCAGTAATTATAGGCGCGCACCTGCATCCGGCGCTCATCCTGCCCGGCGAACGAGGGCGGCGGTTCGCTGGCCGCGTCATCCTCATAGCCCGCAAGATCAAGCTCGCCTGCGTAGCGGTCGGAATCGAATCCCCGCAAAGTATCCATGACGCCCACCTGGTCCCTTTCCTTCGAGGGACGGTCTGGCGCAACTTTGTGAAAAAGTGCTTAAGTTGCGCCAGTTGAGCTACGGTGCAGCGCGCCGTGGTTTCAGCGTGTTGCGATGGCTGCCGCTTTTGCCAAAAGCCGCTCAGCCTGCGCCAGATGCAGCAGTTCCGCCATTTTTCCGTTTACTCGCAATGCGCCCTTTCCGGCATTCGCGGGATCGGCAAAGGCTGTAACAATTGCCTCCGCATCGGCGATATCGCGTATGGTGGGGGCAAAGACGCGGTTGCACGCATCAAGTTGTGCGGGGTGAATCAAGGTCTTGCCATCGAAACCCGAATCACGCGCCTGGACGCATTCGGCCTCAAGCATGGCTTGATCGTCTATCGCGTTGCATACCCCGTCCAGAATGATGATGCCGTGGGCGCGCGCGGCCAGAACTGCCATGGTCAGCACCGGCACAAAGGCGGCGCGGCCCGGCAACTGGGCAATGCCACTGTCCTTGGCCAGATCGTTAAGGCCCAGCACGAAGCCTGCGAGCCGGGTGGTCGCGGCGGTGGCGGCGATGCGTTCCAGCGCCAGCACCGCGCGCGGAGTTTCGATCATCACCCACAGGGCGACATCTGCTGAAAATCCAGCCTGATCCATCGCGCGCGACAGGGCTTCGATATCGGCGGCATCATCCACCTTGGGGGCAAGGATCGCCTCTACCGGTGCGGCGGCCAGCGCGGTGATATCGTCATAGCCCCATGGCGTGGACAGGGCATTGATCCGGGCGATCAGGCGGCGATGGCCAAAGCCGCCGGTCTGTGCCTCTGTCACCAGTGCGATGCGGGCGTCGGCCTTGGCTTCGGGGGCAACGGCATCTTCAAGGTCCAGCGCCACCGCATCGCAATCAAGGCTGCGGGCCTTGGCCATGGCCCGCGCATTGCTGGCGGGCATGTACAGGACAGAACGAAGCGGGCGGTTGTCTACAGTCACGATTTGCTCTCCGGCACGATATCAAGGCGGCCTTCTTCGCGCGTTGGCATGGGCGCGACGAAATGCAAGATCAGCGTTGCGGCAAGCCACGCTGCGGCCATGTTCAGCGCAAGACCGAGGCCCGCCATGTCGGCCAAAAGGCCCCATATCCACGCACCCACGGCCATGCTGCCAAAGGTGACCGCCTGATACATCGACAGGCAGCGGCCAAGAATGTCTTCGGGGCTGCGCAACTGCATGGCCACGTTCAGGCTGGTCATCGCGCTGACCCAGCCCATACCGCCGATGAACGCAGCCGGGATGGCCGAAACAGGCGTTGTTGCCAGTGCCAGCCCGACAAGGCCGACGATCATCAGCACGGTTGCACCCACCACCACCGGTTCGCTGCCAAAGCGGCGGCGCAAATGTGAAACGCGCAGCGCGGCAAGGATGGAGCCAAGACCGAACCCGCCCAGCATCAGGCCATAGTCGATCTCAGTGCCCAACAGCCGGTCCTTGGCCACGCTGGGCAGAAGCGCCTGAAGTGCCGCCGCGCCCGTGCCCAAAACCAGTCCGCGCAGCAGGACTTTGCGGATGGGCGATGATGACGCACAAAAGCGGATGCCGCGTCCGATGGCGGCCAGCATCGGTTCCTTGCGCGGCGGCGTGGCATCGGGTTTCCACATTGCCAGCACCACGATCATGCCAAGGTAGCTGACTGCATTGATCGCAAAGGCAAGACTGGTGTCCCACAGCGAAATCAGCACCCCGCCCACAGCCGGGCCGACGCTGCGCGCAAGGTTCATCGATACGGCATTCAACGATACGGCGTGGGGCAGATCGGCCTTGCCCACCTGCATCCGCACCGATGCCTGCCATGCAGGGCCGTTCAGCGCGGTGCCCATGCCGACCAGCAGCGTCAGCGCCAGCAGCGACCATGGTCCGATGTTCCCGCTGTATGACAGGGCGGCCAGCGCGGCGGAGACGATGAGCATTCCGGTCTGCGCGGCCAGCATCACCCGGCGACGGTCGAAATTGTCGGCAATGGCGCCTGCAAACATGCCCAGCAGCAGAATGGGAATGGTCGCCGATGCCTGAACCAATGCCACCAGCAGGTGTGATGTGGTGAGTTCCGTCATCAGCCATGCCGCGCCGACAGACTGGATCATCGATCCGATGTTGGAGGCCAGATTGGCTGTCCAGATGGCGCGGAAGGCCGGATAACGGAACGGAGCAAGGGCGCTGCCCGGTTTTGGGCCCGGCTTTGCGGCCGGAATAGGAGAGGCGGTATCGGGCACGAGCAACGGCAAACCTTACGTTACATATAGCGAACCTTCATCGACATCCTCACCGGCTTGCCCGCCGTTACATCGAACGCGGCCGCCTCAAACTTTGGCGGAGCCATCCTGACCGGGGCGTCGCGCGAAAAGCCGAAGCCCTCTTTGGGGAGGAACAGCGTCTTGTCCATCTTCTTGTTGCCGTTTTCATCATGCAGCAAAACAATGGCATAGCGCCCGGCTGGAACATCCCGCAGCACGAGCGTTGAAGCCGCACCTGCATTGGCAGACGCGACGAAACGTCTGGCATCCTTTCCGCAACCTTCCGGGAAAGCCTTGATATTGGCGGTCATGCAAAGATGCACCAGACCCTTGGCATTGCGCAGGCCTGATATGTCGACGGTGACAGTGGTTGTGGACGGAGCATTGCCCAGCAGGACAAGTGGCAGCAGCAGGAAGGCGCGTTTCACGGGGCGGACAGTCCCTTGTCAGTGCCGCAAAGCCGGTCCCAGAAGCGGAAATACAGGCCGTAGTTGCAGCGATAAAGTTCGTGGTGACGATGGTGGTGGCTGGCAGTTATCAGCCACTTGCCTGCTGTGGAATGAACGAGCCAACGCGGAAACATCTCCCACCCCATATGATTGGTCACACCCATCACGGTCATAATCACCAGGATCGTGCCCAGCATGGCGATGTGGATCGGGATGACGAACACCAGCGCTGGGATCAGCAGCGATACCACTGCGGCTTCGACCGGGTGAAAGTTCATGGCCGCCCATGCGGTGGGCGGACGGCTGGCATGGTGGATGGCGTGAATGGCGCGA harbors:
- a CDS encoding alpha/beta hydrolase yields the protein MARAAKDKWRMGWIGWTLACLVLLGALGYLALRHALQTNAVAVLNGTDKLLNGGDGAIRQVADVRYGKGPAQKLEMFVPQSAKGTLPVLVFIHGGSWASGDPHDYRFIARTFASHGYAVVLAGYRLYPQARYPAMLEDGAAALRWVHDNAGKHGADPARLALMGHSAGAYNAVMLTLDPQWLRAQGLNPAMIRGTVALAGPFDFLPLDTDATINTFGQAADLAATQPVNHIRADAPPMLLVTGDADTRVKPRNSKTLARLLRDRGVANEPVILPGVTHEGIITMFAQPFRRDARAIDAVLPFLSRVTAPAPASVAVQAAGR
- a CDS encoding HpcH/HpaI aldolase/citrate lyase family protein, with translation MVTVDNRPLRSVLYMPASNARAMAKARSLDCDAVALDLEDAVAPEAKADARIALVTEAQTGGFGHRRLIARINALSTPWGYDDITALAAAPVEAILAPKVDDAADIEALSRAMDQAGFSADVALWVMIETPRAVLALERIAATAATTRLAGFVLGLNDLAKDSGIAQLPGRAAFVPVLTMAVLAARAHGIIILDGVCNAIDDQAMLEAECVQARDSGFDGKTLIHPAQLDACNRVFAPTIRDIADAEAIVTAFADPANAGKGALRVNGKMAELLHLAQAERLLAKAAAIATR
- a CDS encoding MFS transporter: MPDTASPIPAAKPGPKPGSALAPFRYPAFRAIWTANLASNIGSMIQSVGAAWLMTELTTSHLLVALVQASATIPILLLGMFAGAIADNFDRRRVMLAAQTGMLIVSAALAALSYSGNIGPWSLLALTLLVGMGTALNGPAWQASVRMQVGKADLPHAVSLNAVSMNLARSVGPAVGGVLISLWDTSLAFAINAVSYLGMIVVLAMWKPDATPPRKEPMLAAIGRGIRFCASSSPIRKVLLRGLVLGTGAAALQALLPSVAKDRLLGTEIDYGLMLGGFGLGSILAALRVSHLRRRFGSEPVVVGATVLMIVGLVGLALATTPVSAIPAAFIGGMGWVSAMTSLNVAMQLRSPEDILGRCLSMYQAVTFGSMAVGAWIWGLLADMAGLGLALNMAAAWLAATLILHFVAPMPTREEGRLDIVPESKS
- a CDS encoding DUF2141 domain-containing protein, with the protein product MKRAFLLLPLVLLGNAPSTTTVTVDISGLRNAKGLVHLCMTANIKAFPEGCGKDARRFVASANAGAASTLVLRDVPAGRYAIVLLHDENGNKKMDKTLFLPKEGFGFSRDAPVRMAPPKFEAAAFDVTAGKPVRMSMKVRYM